A stretch of the Xiphias gladius isolate SHS-SW01 ecotype Sanya breed wild chromosome 19, ASM1685928v1, whole genome shotgun sequence genome encodes the following:
- the adra1aa gene encoding adrenoceptor alpha 1Aa has translation MVPVLDNMTPAPLTQNCSNCSQVLVPELNVVKAVVLGLVLGVFILFGVVGNILVILSVVCHRHLRTVTHYFIVNLAVADLLLSSTVLPFSAIFEILDRWVFGRAFCNVWAAVDVLCCTASIMSLCVISVDRYIGVSYPLRYPAIMTKRRALLAVMLLWMLSIIISIGPLFGWKEPAPEDESICKITEEPGYAIFSAVGSFYLPLAIILAMYCRVYVVAHRESQGLKEGHKTEKSDSEQVILRIHRGNTTVSEDEALRSRTHFALRLLKFSREKKAAKTLGIVVGCFVLCWLPFFLVLPIGSMFPAYRPSDTVFKITFWLGYFNSCINPIIYPCSNQEFKKAFQSLLGVCCFRMTPRTHRHHLSSGQSQTQGHSQPLTLGLDSRGAPCRLSPSSSMALSRTPSSRDSTEWRVCSGGPTSGSGPPKTNRTKVAKLCSKGFHQTCCCILSSGTPSQETNCAQPPPGGNLPTIKIHQLSLSEKGEPV, from the exons ATGGTTCCTGTGCTGGACAATATGACCCCAGCTCCTCTGACACAGAACTGCTCCAACTGCAGCCAGGTTTTAGTCCCAGAGCTCAACGTGGTCAAGGCTGTGGTTTTGGGCTTGGTGCTTGGTGTCTTCATTCTGTTTGGAGTTGTGGGAAACATCCTCGTAATCCTCTCAGTAGTTTGTCATCGACACCTGCGGACAGTCACACATTATTTTATAGTTAATCTTGCAGTGGCAGATTTGCTGCTGAGCTCCACTGTACTACCTTTCTCTGCCATTTTTGAGATCCTGGATCGTTGGGTGTTTGGACGGGCCTTTTGTAATGTTTGGGCAGCTGTGGACGTGCTCTGCTGCACTGCCTCCATCATGAGCCTCTGTGTTATCTCTGTGGACCGCTACATTGGAGTTAGTTACCCTCTGCGTTACCCAGCTATAATGACAAAACGCAGGGCTCTGCTGGCAGTGATGCTGCTGTGGATGCTGTCTATCATTATATCTATCGGACCTTTGTTTGGCTGGAAAGAGCCAGCTCCGGAGGACGAGTCCATCTGTAAGATCACAGAGGAGCCAGGTTATGCTATCTTCTCTGCTGTGGGCTCCTTCTACCTCCCTCTGGCCATCATACTGGCTATGTACTGTCGGGTTTATGTGGTAGCTCACAGAGAGAGCCAGGGCCTGAAGGAGGGCCACAAGACAGAGAAGTCCGATTCAGAGCAGGTGATACTCAGGATACACAGAGGCAACACAACTGTATCAGAGGACGAGGCCCTTCGCAGCCGCACACATTTCGCCCTGCGACTGCTCAAGTTCTCACGTGAGAAGAAAGCTGCCAAGACCTTGGGCATTGTGGTTGGCTGCTTTGTGTTGTGCTGGCTGCCTTTTTTCCTGGTGCTACCCATCG GCTCGATGTTCCCTGCATACAGACCTTCTGACACTGTGTTCAAGATCACCTTCTGGCTCGGTTACTTCAACAGCTGCATCAACCCCATCATCTACCCGTGCTCCAACCAGGAGTTTAAGAAAGCTTTCCAGAGTTTACTTGGAGTTTGCTGTTTTAGAATGACACCCAGAACGCACCGTCATCATCTGAGTTCAGGTCAGAGTCAAACACAAGGTCACAGCCAGCCACTCACACTGGGCCTGGACAGCAGGGGGGCTCCCTGTCGGCTCAGTCCCTCCTCCTCTATGGCCTTGTCCAGGACCCCTTCCTCGAGGGACAGCACGGAGTGGAGGGTCTGTTCGGGAGGCCCCACAAGTGGATCTGGACCGCCCAAGACAAACAGAACTAAAGTAGCCAAACTCTGCAGTAAAGGCTTCCACCAAACCTGCTGCTGCATCCTCAGTAGTGGGACTCCCTCGCAGGAGACAAACTGCGCCCAACCCCCTCCTGGCGGAAACCTTCCCACCATTAAAATCCACCAACTGTCCCTGTCGGAAAAAGGAGAGCCTGTATAA
- the tmem230b gene encoding transmembrane protein 230b, translating to MPARNLVSNGIPNSRVRYSRLAADDDGYIDLQFKKSPPKVPYKAIALATVLFLIGSLLIIIGALLLAGYFGVTPSDRTVPVLIIGILVFLPGIYHLRIAYYASKGYPGYSYDDIPDFDD from the exons ATGCCTGCTCGTAACCTTGTGTCCAACGGGATTCCTAACAGCAGAGTTAGGTACTCCAGGCTGGCCGCTGATGATGACGGCTACATTGACTTACAG ttCAAAAAGAGCCCACCCAAAGTCCCATACAAAGCCATAGCACTAGCTACGGTCCTCTTCTTAATCGGCTCTCTGTTAATCATCATTGGCGCCCTTCTCCTGGCTGGATACTTTGGAGTCACT CCCTCAGACCGAACCGTGCCTGTCCTTATCATTGGGATCCTTGTCTTCCTGCCTGGAATTTACCACCTACGGATAGCTTACTATGCATCAAAGGGCTACCCAGGGTACTCCTATGATGATATCCCAGACTTTGATGACTGA